In Deltaproteobacteria bacterium, a single window of DNA contains:
- a CDS encoding DUF3891 family protein, protein MMVNPYNDSQLMLALQFDHSRVAGFFAAHWGNEEFDRPEPYASVVLAAQEHDHGWWEWEMKPATLNDENFPMDYHDGSFKFLGQLRLDFYKNVVDNVLQRDPYAAMLIAMHGVALMNAGYGKYTHPPDRTADPRVRAYVDHQEELRKRLAAELAQSEEFADYTSEERIWTNYDYIEVFDQLAQYVCNRYPLNSKKRKLGPSDTLNDVDVPTRKGEPPVHIHIDTVAEHRAVLDPYPFAVDPLVFSFPARLVPNRRYADADDFLNEFYRGERITVTHTLCSS, encoded by the coding sequence ATGATGGTCAATCCTTACAACGATTCGCAGTTGATGCTGGCGCTCCAGTTCGACCACTCACGTGTGGCGGGCTTCTTCGCCGCCCACTGGGGCAACGAGGAGTTCGACCGCCCGGAGCCGTATGCATCCGTCGTGCTGGCGGCCCAAGAGCACGACCACGGCTGGTGGGAATGGGAGATGAAGCCGGCCACGTTGAACGACGAGAACTTCCCCATGGACTACCATGACGGCAGCTTCAAGTTCCTCGGCCAGTTGCGACTGGACTTCTACAAGAACGTGGTGGACAACGTGCTGCAGCGGGATCCCTACGCGGCCATGCTGATCGCCATGCACGGGGTGGCGCTGATGAACGCCGGCTACGGCAAGTACACCCATCCGCCGGATCGCACCGCCGATCCGCGGGTGCGCGCGTACGTGGACCATCAGGAAGAGCTGAGGAAACGCCTGGCCGCCGAGTTGGCCCAGTCCGAAGAATTTGCGGACTACACTTCCGAGGAGCGAATCTGGACCAACTACGATTACATCGAGGTGTTCGACCAGCTCGCGCAGTACGTGTGCAACCGCTATCCCCTGAACAGCAAGAAACGGAAGCTCGGTCCCAGCGACACGCTCAACGACGTGGACGTGCCCACCCGGAAGGGGGAGCCCCCCGTGCACATCCACATCGATACCGTGGCCGAGCACCGCGCCGTCCTCGATCCCTACCCGTTCGCGGTGGACCCGCTGGTGTTCAGCTTCCCCGCCCGGCTGGTGCCGAACCGGCGCTACGCCGACGCGGACGATTTCCTGAACGAGTTCTATCGCGGCGAGCGCATCACCGTGACGCACACGCTCTGTTCGAGCTGA
- a CDS encoding EVE domain-containing protein has protein sequence MANWLLKTEPSVYSFADLQRDKSTIWDGIKNNLALKHLATVKKGDRCIIYHTGGERICVGVGTATTGAYPDPEKDDPKLLVFDIKVGKALKREVSLAEMKLNPQLEGFDLFRLGRLSFVPVSDAHYDVIMEMAKG, from the coding sequence ATGGCCAACTGGCTTCTGAAGACCGAGCCCAGCGTCTACTCTTTCGCCGACCTGCAGCGGGACAAGAGCACCATCTGGGACGGCATCAAGAACAACCTCGCCTTGAAGCACCTCGCCACCGTGAAGAAGGGCGACCGGTGCATCATCTACCACACCGGCGGCGAGAGGATCTGCGTCGGCGTCGGTACCGCCACCACCGGTGCGTATCCCGACCCCGAGAAGGATGACCCCAAGCTCCTGGTCTTCGACATCAAGGTGGGCAAGGCGCTGAAGCGCGAGGTGTCGCTGGCCGAGATGAAGCTCAACCCCCAGCTCGAAGGCTTCGACCTGTTCCGCCTGGGGCGGCTGTCTTTCGTTCCGGTGAGCGACGCCCACTACGACGTCATCATGGAGATGGCCAAGGGCTGA
- a CDS encoding DUF3800 domain-containing protein, whose protein sequence is MNDTKTFNVYCDESCHLEHDRIPVMAWGAVFCEKRFVEDLSVRIRKLKVEFGLKPSFEAKWTKVSPAKTAFYLALLEIFLTDDRLQFRGLVVPDKHRLDHARFDQSHDDWYYKMYFTMLRPVFEPAQRYRFYLDLKDTRGGPKTRKLHEVLANSLHDFGREHVERVQQIRSDESELLQMSDLLIGALTYANRGLVGNQAKVAVMGRLRQQFGEQALTRTSPLASDKFNILVWRARDLAR, encoded by the coding sequence ATGAATGACACCAAGACATTCAACGTCTATTGCGACGAGAGTTGCCATCTGGAGCATGACCGCATCCCCGTCATGGCTTGGGGGGCGGTCTTTTGTGAGAAGCGCTTTGTTGAGGACCTGTCGGTCCGGATACGGAAGCTAAAGGTGGAGTTCGGGTTGAAACCCTCCTTCGAGGCAAAGTGGACCAAAGTTTCTCCGGCCAAAACCGCCTTCTACTTGGCCTTGCTGGAGATCTTTCTCACCGATGACCGCTTGCAATTCCGCGGACTTGTAGTTCCTGACAAGCACCGCCTGGATCATGCCCGCTTCGATCAGTCGCACGATGATTGGTACTACAAGATGTACTTCACGATGCTCCGCCCGGTGTTTGAACCGGCCCAACGTTACCGCTTCTATCTGGATTTAAAGGATACGAGAGGTGGTCCCAAGACGAGGAAACTCCACGAAGTTCTGGCCAACAGTCTGCACGATTTCGGTCGCGAACACGTCGAGCGTGTACAACAGATTAGATCCGACGAGAGTGAGTTATTGCAGATGTCTGACCTTCTTATCGGCGCTTTGACCTACGCCAATCGAGGACTTGTCGGCAATCAGGCAAAAGTAGCTGTCATGGGACGGCTCCGCCAACAATTTGGAGAGCAAGCGCTTACCCGCACCTCGCCGCTAGCCTCCGATAAATTCAACATCCTGGTTTGGCGCGCACGGGATCTAGCAAGATGA